The Opitutaceae bacterium genome contains a region encoding:
- the glf gene encoding UDP-galactopyranose mutase codes for MFDYLIVGAGFAGSVLAERLARGSQCRVLVVDKRNHIGGNAYDCYDKHGLLIHKYGPHIFHTASADIFNYLSRFTEWRQYQHRVRACVDGRLVPIPINLETVNELYGLSLDGKGMKDYLASVAEKVAEVKTSEDVVVGSVGRELYEKFFRGYTRKQWGLDPSELDAQVTARVPVRYNRDDRYFLDSYQAMPARGFTHMFGNMLDHPNIKVLLNTDYREIINEIEYGELIFTGPIDEFFDCRFGKLPYRSLEFKHETHFKEVFQSAPVVNYPNDYAYTRITEFKYLTGQEHPFTSIVYEFPKAEGDPYYPIPRPDNAALYKKYHALAQETPGVHFVGRLATYRYYNMDQVVGQALTLYAKLAGAKRSEALATA; via the coding sequence ATGTTTGATTACCTTATTGTTGGCGCCGGCTTCGCAGGCAGCGTATTGGCGGAACGTCTCGCACGCGGATCTCAATGTCGGGTACTTGTCGTGGACAAACGGAACCACATCGGTGGCAACGCATACGATTGCTACGACAAGCACGGGCTATTGATCCACAAGTACGGCCCGCATATCTTCCACACCGCCTCTGCGGATATCTTCAACTACCTCTCGCGCTTCACCGAGTGGCGTCAGTACCAGCACCGCGTCAGGGCGTGCGTGGACGGGAGACTGGTTCCGATTCCGATCAACCTCGAGACGGTAAACGAACTCTACGGACTTTCCCTCGATGGGAAGGGAATGAAGGACTATCTCGCGTCGGTCGCCGAGAAGGTCGCGGAGGTGAAAACCTCCGAGGATGTCGTCGTCGGCTCGGTGGGTCGTGAGTTGTACGAAAAGTTCTTCCGAGGCTACACGCGGAAGCAATGGGGTCTCGATCCCTCCGAACTCGATGCGCAAGTCACTGCGCGAGTCCCCGTTCGTTATAATCGCGACGACCGCTATTTCCTCGACTCCTACCAGGCTATGCCGGCACGGGGGTTCACGCACATGTTCGGCAACATGCTCGACCACCCCAATATCAAAGTCCTGCTGAACACGGACTACCGAGAGATCATCAATGAGATCGAATACGGTGAGCTCATCTTCACGGGACCAATTGATGAGTTCTTCGACTGCCGGTTTGGAAAGCTCCCCTACCGGAGTCTCGAGTTCAAGCATGAGACCCACTTCAAGGAGGTGTTTCAATCGGCGCCAGTTGTGAACTACCCGAATGACTACGCATACACCCGGATAACTGAGTTCAAGTACCTGACCGGACAGGAGCATCCCTTCACTAGCATTGTCTATGAATTCCCGAAGGCGGAAGGGGATCCCTACTACCCCATTCCACGCCCGGACAATGCTGCACTCTACAAGAAGTATCATGCGCTCGCCCAGGAGACACCGGGCGTGCACTTTGTCGGCCGCCTCGCCACCTACCGCTACTACAACATGGACCAAGTGGTGGGCCAGGCGCTGACACTCTACGCAAAACTCGCAGGAGCGAAACGAAGCGAAGCTCTTGCCACGGCTTAA
- a CDS encoding glycosyltransferase produces MSLLPSSLTTSNLVSSFAPNRGAARAKLQSDGCEEFEAFPIIVFSHLAWDWVWQRPQQYLSRLSKSHPILFVESHRGDQESTVVHSYRVENHPNITVLIMRFAPSRWDDVAFLDNERRRVLQEFLASDEEGRYEQPVLWFYDPMASTAHIDTFLKERAIVYDCMDELSQFKGARPELVPRDRALVQRADVVFCGGRRMAEKRKPLNSNTHFIGTGVDCEHFGKARDASFPIDPAVAALKGPVLGYFGVIDERIDYLLLAALADANPNWSIAMVGPTIKVDPNDFPKRANLHWLGGKPYADLPAITKGFDVCLMPFALNAATEYINPTKALEYMAAGRPVVSTALGEVRSNFFEIARIAESHEEFAALCRQEIDSPTRSRIRKGLALAAKNSWEANLGRMESYMRVAIKERQAEVSLSKRTAMAPSKNSTATSAPSYV; encoded by the coding sequence ATGTCACTCCTTCCCTCCTCCCTTACAACTTCGAATCTGGTCTCCTCATTCGCGCCCAATCGCGGCGCCGCGCGAGCCAAGCTCCAATCCGACGGGTGCGAGGAGTTCGAAGCATTTCCAATAATCGTTTTCTCGCACCTCGCCTGGGACTGGGTGTGGCAGCGACCCCAGCAATATCTTTCCCGTCTGTCGAAAAGCCACCCGATCCTTTTCGTCGAGTCTCACCGGGGCGACCAGGAATCCACAGTGGTTCACAGCTACCGCGTCGAGAATCACCCAAATATCACCGTCCTGATCATGCGCTTCGCCCCGTCGCGCTGGGACGATGTCGCGTTCCTCGACAACGAGCGCCGACGTGTTCTCCAGGAGTTCCTGGCTAGTGACGAAGAAGGCCGATACGAGCAACCCGTCCTGTGGTTCTATGACCCGATGGCCTCGACCGCGCATATTGATACCTTCCTGAAGGAACGGGCCATTGTCTATGATTGCATGGACGAACTCTCCCAGTTCAAGGGCGCAAGGCCTGAGCTCGTGCCTCGTGACCGCGCGCTCGTCCAGCGTGCCGATGTGGTTTTCTGCGGCGGACGCCGCATGGCTGAGAAACGCAAGCCGCTCAATTCTAACACCCACTTTATCGGTACCGGTGTCGACTGTGAGCATTTTGGCAAGGCCCGCGATGCGTCGTTTCCCATCGATCCCGCGGTCGCCGCCTTGAAAGGGCCGGTCCTCGGCTACTTCGGGGTCATTGATGAGCGGATTGACTACCTGCTTCTCGCCGCGCTCGCCGACGCCAACCCAAACTGGTCAATCGCGATGGTCGGACCCACGATTAAAGTCGACCCGAACGATTTTCCGAAGCGCGCCAACCTGCACTGGCTGGGCGGCAAGCCTTACGCGGACCTGCCCGCGATCACGAAGGGCTTCGATGTGTGCCTGATGCCGTTCGCACTGAACGCGGCCACCGAGTACATCAATCCCACAAAGGCTCTGGAGTACATGGCAGCTGGCCGACCCGTGGTCTCGACTGCCCTCGGCGAGGTTCGGTCGAACTTTTTCGAAATCGCTCGGATAGCAGAGTCCCACGAGGAGTTTGCTGCCTTGTGCCGCCAAGAGATTGACTCGCCAACTCGATCACGCATCCGAAAGGGGTTGGCTCTCGCAGCAAAAAACTCTTGGGAAGCCAATCTGGGGCGCATGGAAAGTTACATGCGGGTGGCGATTAAGGAACGACAGGCGGAGGTCTCGCTATCGAAACGCACGGCCATGGCCCCCTCCAAGAACTCCACCGCCACCTCGGCTCCCTCGTATGTTTGA